One window of Pseudomonas urmiensis genomic DNA carries:
- a CDS encoding MFS transporter, which translates to MTPIPYWRLSSFYLFYFALLGSTAPFLALYFDHLGFSPARIGELVAIPMLMRCLAPNLWGWLGDRSGQRLLIVRLGALSTLATFSLIFFGKSYAWLALVMALHAFFWHAVLPQFEVITLAHLHGQTSRYSQVRLWGSIGFILTVVGLGRLFEWLSLDIYPVALVTIMAGIFLASLWVPNAQPVEHAERSGAGGFLRQLLAPGVIAFYLCVALMQLSHGPYYTFLTLHLEHLGYSRGSIGLLWALGVVAEVLMFMAMSRIFARFSVRRVLLLSFVLAGLRWLLLGNLAEVPAALIFAQLLHAATFGCFHAASIAFVQSSFGARQQGQGQALYAALSGTGGALGALYSGYSWKLLGPHFTFGMASVAAFAAAVIIATRMTDSRNSP; encoded by the coding sequence ATGACGCCAATTCCCTACTGGCGCCTGTCCAGTTTCTACCTGTTCTACTTCGCCCTGCTCGGCTCCACCGCGCCGTTCCTGGCGTTGTACTTCGATCACCTCGGCTTCTCCCCGGCGCGCATTGGCGAGCTGGTCGCCATCCCCATGCTGATGCGTTGCCTCGCCCCCAACCTGTGGGGCTGGCTGGGAGATCGCAGCGGCCAGCGCCTGCTGATCGTGCGCCTGGGCGCGTTGTCGACCCTGGCGACGTTCTCGCTGATCTTCTTCGGTAAAAGCTACGCCTGGCTGGCGCTGGTGATGGCCCTGCATGCGTTCTTCTGGCATGCGGTACTGCCGCAATTCGAGGTGATTACCCTGGCCCACCTGCATGGCCAGACCTCACGCTACAGCCAGGTGCGGCTGTGGGGCTCGATTGGCTTCATCCTCACCGTGGTGGGCCTGGGCCGGCTGTTCGAATGGTTGAGCCTGGATATCTACCCGGTGGCGCTGGTCACCATCATGGCCGGTATCTTCCTCGCCAGCCTGTGGGTGCCCAATGCCCAGCCGGTGGAACATGCCGAGCGTAGCGGGGCAGGGGGCTTTCTGCGCCAGCTGCTGGCGCCTGGGGTGATTGCGTTCTATCTGTGCGTGGCGCTGATGCAGCTAAGCCACGGGCCGTACTACACCTTCCTTACCCTGCACCTGGAACACCTGGGCTACAGCCGCGGCAGTATCGGCTTGCTGTGGGCGCTAGGGGTGGTAGCGGAGGTCTTGATGTTCATGGCCATGAGCCGGATCTTCGCGCGCTTTTCGGTGCGCCGGGTGCTGCTGCTCAGCTTTGTCCTGGCGGGGCTGCGCTGGCTGCTGTTGGGTAATCTGGCCGAAGTCCCGGCCGCGCTGATCTTCGCCCAGCTGTTGCATGCCGCAACCTTTGGCTGTTTCCACGCCGCCTCGATCGCCTTCGTCCAATCCAGCTTCGGCGCACGCCAGCAAGGTCAGGGCCAGGCGCTGTACGCGGCGTTGTCGGGCACAGGCGGCGCGTTAGGCGCCTTGTATTCGGGCTACAGCTGGAAATTGCTGGGCCCACACTTCACCTTTGGTATGGCCAGCGTCGCAGCCTTTGCCGCAGCCGTTATCATTGCAACTCGAATGACCGATAGCAGGAACAGCCCCTGA